In Haliotis asinina isolate JCU_RB_2024 chromosome 15, JCU_Hal_asi_v2, whole genome shotgun sequence, the sequence AGTCAGTAGAGTAATTCAtctcatcttcgatgtaaccacatAACATACAGTGGATGACTTACGTGAGTCTAAAGTTTTGATGGGTAGGAATGGTCAGCACGACATGTTGACATGCACAATCCTGGAAAAATCCTTTCTAAATGTAACATGAGAGAGAAAAATACAATTTCATTCGTAGATGTTGCTATAACTATTTTCTGGGATACGTGTCACTAGGAGGCCTAATGAAGATGAAATGAAGGTGAAGTGTTACTTACCATCATCTATTGGGAGGCGGTTGCCGTCCAGAGATTCACAGTAGAGGTTGGTGTAGATGTTCTTCTTCCTGGCTTGTTCCAACATTCCCGCAGCAGGTTCTAGAGCATCCAGGTGCTTAAATCCTCGGTCCTGAAGCTGTGAAATAGACGGGCATATTTGAGAGGGCTGGTTTTAGGAGATTTTCAGGCGgcttgatgtgtgtgtgtgtgtgtgtgtgtgtgtgtgtgtgtacatgtgtgtatgcTTGATACCCCTAATATGAAGCTGAAAATGCCTCAGCTAATTCAGCATAGACCTCTTTAATATCAATTGATTAATAATTGGGAAAAACTTTCGTTTGATAAATcattaagaaaacattttttgaaCATTTTATCAGCATTCATTGAACTTTTGCACAATGTATGGGTCTGGTATGACTTTTCCATGTGTAGATGTGAAACCGTTTTTGGTACTTGGCTGCACCTGTTGAGTATACGTGAAACTGATTTGTTGTTTGGCTGTACCTGTTCAGTGTAAAATGTTAGGTCGATGTCTTTACTTGGCTATACATGTTTAGTGTAAATGTGAAATTGATTAGTTTATTTGACTGTACCTGTTTAGTGTAAATGTTACGTTGATCTGTTTATTTGGCTGTATCTGTTTAGTGTAAATATTACGTTGATTTGTGTAGTTCGTTGTTTCGTGTGAATGTGAAGTTGATTTGGTTATTTGGCTCTACATGTTCAGTGTAAGTGAGGAATTCATTTGGTTATTTGGTAGTATACGTTGATTGGTTTGTTTCGCTGCATCTGCTTCGTGTAAATGTGAAGTTGATTGGTTAGATGGATGTACCCGTTCAGTGTAAATGTTAACTTGACTTGTTTATTTGGCTGTACCTGTTTAGTGTAAATGTGAAGTCGAATTGATTATTTGGCTGTACCTGTTTTCCCACCATGCCTGTTCCAGAGGCAACATCTAACACATTCGTCTGTGGTATGCTGTCCCTGAAATACTCTGCTACGGCGTTCGCTGCAATCAATGGCCCCTTGTAATCCTCTGAACCCATATCCTTAAAAGTAAAGTATCATGTGATCACTGGACGAGggagtttggtttggtttggttttgtctgttgtttaacgccgtactcagcaatatttctgtaaattacCAAGTCTGGCTCAGACAGTACATCAATAACCAACATGGGTATGATCTACACAGATGGgacacgatgacgtgtgtcatccaagtcagcgagcatggtCACCCGACCACGTTAGgcgcgacaagcatgggttgttgaagacaaattctaacccggaccttcacgggtctggcgAAGGAGCATATTTGAGTCAAGTGAATAGTTTCGAGTAACAAAAAGTCATACGTGTATATTATATAATAATTTTATGAATCATACCTTTTCGTATTTGCCATCTTCGGCCCATTTAGAGTAAAATTCCAGCACTTCCTCTTTGGGGAGTCCGGCACGGTAAGGCAAGGCTACCAACACTTTCCCCGTCTCCTCTGGCATCCAGATAGGTGTACATTTGTTTGCTTCCTTTTCTGTCATTTCTGAAAGTACAATCAAGTTATGAGAGTAGTGTACTGGGTTTCCTTCAGACAAAAATAATAGGTTGCAATATCATTGCAGCCGAAGGCCTAAATGAGCACCTCATGACTCAACGTCGAATGAGCAGACTGATGGATTTCAATCTGTTTATAGAGCTGGTTTGTTT encodes:
- the LOC137265623 gene encoding methyltransferase-like protein 27, with protein sequence MTEKEANKCTPIWMPEETGKVLVALPYRAGLPKEEVLEFYSKWAEDGKYEKDMGSEDYKGPLIAANAVAEYFRDSIPQTNVLDVASGTGMVGKQLQDRGFKHLDALEPAAGMLEQARKKNIYTNLYCESLDGNRLPIDDDTYDCCVTSGGMGEGHIPLRGLHELIRLTKPRGLICIMMKESHLSQCLEYRDGLEQLMKDLEDAGKWERLSRDVVSEYVFGENGVIFRFRVC